The proteins below are encoded in one region of Paraburkholderia phenazinium:
- a CDS encoding cytochrome C oxidase subunit II, with protein MATPTPSPDHPGGAHAVALRAERRWAIFASALILLMLVIIVFSGLHWAMMPPSRVETVDPTRLQLSGEFVDDNLGSAVEADGSVVVRFIAQQYSFTPQCLLVPAGTPVTFRTTSADVVHGLLVTDTNINTMVVPGYISTLETSFAQPGDHLMPCHEFCGFGHQTMWAHVKVIDKDTFFARAKQSRRLNCVSR; from the coding sequence ATGGCGACGCCCACTCCTTCTCCTGACCATCCAGGTGGCGCCCATGCCGTCGCGCTGCGCGCCGAGCGGCGCTGGGCGATTTTCGCGTCGGCGTTGATCCTGTTGATGCTGGTGATCATCGTGTTTTCCGGCCTGCATTGGGCCATGATGCCGCCCTCGCGCGTCGAGACCGTGGACCCGACGCGCCTGCAGTTAAGCGGCGAATTCGTCGACGACAATCTCGGCTCCGCAGTCGAAGCCGACGGCTCGGTCGTGGTGCGCTTTATTGCCCAGCAGTACTCATTTACGCCGCAGTGCCTGCTGGTGCCGGCCGGTACACCGGTCACCTTCCGCACCACCAGCGCGGATGTCGTGCACGGCCTGCTCGTCACGGACACGAACATCAACACGATGGTCGTGCCGGGCTACATCTCGACGCTGGAAACCAGCTTCGCACAGCCAGGCGATCATCTGATGCCGTGCCACGAATTCTGCGGCTTCGGCCATCAAACGATGTGGGCGCACGTGAAGGTGATCGACAAGGACACCTTCTTCGCACGGGCAAAGCAATCAAGGAGGCTGAACTGTGTTTCTCGCTAA
- a CDS encoding c-type cytochrome — MKPISAHIARVPRTSRRASARFAVIGAIAVAFALSAPHSSLMRNSSAATSTTATSATPTTAAIAANTGADTRPDIVKRGEYLARAGDCIACHTAPRGKMFGGGLAMETPFGTLYSPNISPDAQYGIGAWSPDAFFHMMRTGITPDGKLLYPAMPIAQYTKVTREDSDAIFAYLQSVPPVREPSHPQSLKFPFNQRKLLLGWRTLYFREGEYKPDPTHSVEWNRGAYLVEGLGHCTLCHTKINLLGGSSQRDQFAGGLIPVQNWYAPSLTSDKDGGLGDWSVKDIVDLLQAGISDRGAVYGPMAEVTYHSLQYMTDDDIKAMAAYLKTLPDNDRGRKSGPPAHTNTKTFELGGQIYMDKCALCHGHNGEGQLQHYPPLASNQSIEMNSAVNPIRIVLNGGFPPGTQRNPEPYGMPPFGQELSDTDAAAVVTYIRTAWGNHGSPVTEREVNELRKAPLH, encoded by the coding sequence ATGAAGCCGATCTCCGCACATATCGCACGGGTTCCTCGGACGAGTCGCCGCGCGTCTGCGCGTTTCGCCGTCATCGGCGCCATCGCCGTTGCTTTCGCACTGAGCGCCCCGCATTCGTCGTTGATGCGCAACTCGTCCGCTGCCACAAGTACTACCGCAACGAGCGCCACGCCAACAACCGCAGCAATCGCCGCCAACACAGGCGCCGATACCCGCCCTGACATCGTCAAACGCGGCGAGTACCTCGCGCGCGCCGGCGATTGCATCGCCTGCCATACCGCGCCGCGCGGCAAGATGTTCGGCGGCGGACTCGCGATGGAAACGCCGTTCGGCACGCTCTACTCACCGAACATCAGCCCCGACGCGCAGTACGGCATCGGCGCATGGAGTCCGGACGCGTTCTTCCACATGATGCGCACGGGCATCACGCCGGACGGCAAGCTGCTTTACCCCGCCATGCCGATCGCGCAATACACCAAGGTCACGCGTGAGGACTCCGATGCGATCTTCGCCTATCTGCAATCGGTTCCGCCGGTGCGTGAGCCAAGCCATCCGCAGTCGCTGAAATTCCCCTTCAACCAGCGCAAGCTGCTGCTCGGCTGGCGCACGCTGTATTTCCGCGAAGGCGAGTACAAGCCGGATCCGACCCATTCGGTGGAATGGAATCGCGGCGCGTATCTGGTCGAAGGACTCGGCCATTGCACGCTGTGCCACACGAAGATCAACCTGCTCGGCGGTTCGTCTCAGCGCGATCAGTTTGCCGGTGGCCTGATTCCCGTGCAGAACTGGTACGCACCGTCGCTCACGTCCGACAAGGACGGCGGTCTCGGCGACTGGAGCGTGAAGGACATCGTCGATCTGCTGCAGGCCGGCATCTCCGATCGCGGCGCGGTCTATGGTCCGATGGCCGAGGTGACCTATCACAGCCTGCAGTACATGACCGACGACGACATCAAGGCGATGGCGGCGTACCTGAAGACGTTGCCCGATAACGACCGTGGTCGCAAATCCGGGCCGCCGGCGCACACCAACACCAAAACGTTCGAACTCGGCGGCCAGATCTACATGGATAAGTGCGCGCTCTGTCACGGCCACAACGGCGAAGGCCAGTTGCAGCATTACCCGCCGCTCGCGAGCAACCAGTCGATTGAAATGAATTCGGCCGTCAACCCGATTCGCATCGTGCTGAACGGTGGCTTTCCACCAGGCACGCAACGCAATCCCGAGCCGTACGGCATGCCGCCGTTCGGCCAGGAGTTGAGCGATACGGACGCCGCCGCTGTCGTCACCTACATTCGCACTGCGTGGGGCAATCATGGCTCGCCCGTGACGGAGCGCGAGGTCAACGAACTGCGCAAGGCACCACTGCATTGA
- a CDS encoding c-type cytochrome has product MHRRTIESSILFVAFTTWACTTLAATDADAPMPSAMDQRVRACTSCHGAQGQGRDNDYFPRIAGKPADYLFNQLIAFRDGGRTYPPMGYLIAFLPDDYLHKISEYFANLQPPYPNADTGNISPAVLQYGERLVTHGDPARKLPACAACHGARLTGAQPGIPGLLGLHASYIAGQMGTWRSGTRHAVAPDCMHAIAVKLTDKDITAVSSWLARQPRPDDPRPASSSNGTLPLACGSQPQ; this is encoded by the coding sequence GTGCATCGAAGAACTATCGAATCGTCGATTCTGTTTGTGGCTTTCACCACGTGGGCCTGTACGACACTCGCCGCCACTGACGCGGACGCCCCCATGCCATCGGCAATGGACCAGCGGGTGCGCGCCTGCACCTCCTGCCACGGTGCGCAGGGACAGGGGCGCGACAACGACTACTTCCCGCGCATCGCAGGCAAGCCTGCCGACTATCTGTTCAATCAGTTGATCGCGTTTCGCGACGGCGGGCGGACCTATCCGCCAATGGGTTATCTGATCGCCTTCCTGCCCGACGACTACCTGCACAAGATCAGCGAGTACTTCGCCAACCTGCAGCCGCCCTACCCGAATGCCGACACCGGCAACATCTCGCCTGCGGTACTGCAGTACGGCGAGCGGCTCGTCACGCACGGCGACCCGGCCCGCAAACTGCCCGCATGCGCGGCCTGCCACGGCGCGAGGCTGACTGGCGCGCAACCCGGCATCCCGGGACTGCTCGGTCTGCACGCGAGCTACATCGCCGGACAGATGGGGACCTGGCGCTCCGGTACGCGCCATGCGGTCGCGCCCGATTGCATGCATGCGATCGCCGTCAAGCTGACCGACAAGGACATCACCGCGGTGTCGAGCTGGCTTGCCCGTCAGCCGAGGCCGGACGACCCACGGCCGGCCTCGTCGAGCAACGGTACGTTGCCGTTGGCCTGCGGGAGTCAGCCGCAATGA
- a CDS encoding LysR family transcriptional regulator, with protein MNWRGFDLGQLRTFVAVAEAGSVSAGSARVFLSQSSVSEQLKKLEERVGQPLFVRSKQGVTATQAGARLLDHARRILAMSEAAFDDLQGHSLDGELRIAITDYYRPHDIARILKTFSEQYPRLKLHVTVLPSAVIDERAGDDATFDIGLSLRLVTPANRRGAAGGGRPQGVVVRREKLLWAVAADADPRVSQPFPLVLLPSTCQLQRFVVKLLDDLNVAYLISHSASGVAGLQLALKAGLGIGCLNESSIGPGVVACAPSVGLPALPAVEFHLLPGRTGESERVSSARAALVRLFS; from the coding sequence ATGAACTGGCGTGGTTTCGATTTGGGCCAACTGCGAACTTTCGTCGCCGTGGCTGAGGCCGGCAGCGTGTCGGCGGGTTCAGCGCGGGTGTTCCTGTCGCAGTCGTCGGTGAGCGAGCAGTTGAAGAAACTGGAGGAGCGCGTGGGCCAACCGCTGTTCGTGCGCAGCAAGCAGGGCGTCACGGCGACCCAGGCCGGCGCGCGGCTGCTCGATCATGCGCGCCGCATTCTCGCCATGAGCGAAGCTGCGTTCGACGACCTGCAAGGTCACTCGCTCGACGGCGAGCTGCGCATCGCCATCACCGACTACTACCGCCCGCACGACATCGCCCGTATTCTGAAAACGTTCTCGGAGCAATATCCGCGGCTGAAACTGCACGTCACCGTATTGCCAAGCGCGGTGATCGACGAGCGCGCCGGAGACGACGCGACATTCGACATCGGCCTGTCGTTGCGTCTCGTGACACCGGCTAACCGGCGCGGCGCGGCAGGCGGCGGCCGCCCGCAAGGGGTCGTCGTGCGGCGCGAGAAACTGCTGTGGGCCGTCGCAGCCGATGCGGATCCGCGCGTGAGCCAACCGTTCCCGCTGGTATTGCTACCGTCCACGTGTCAATTGCAGCGCTTTGTCGTCAAACTGCTCGACGATCTCAATGTCGCCTACCTGATCTCCCATTCGGCGTCGGGCGTCGCGGGTCTGCAACTGGCATTGAAAGCCGGACTCGGGATTGGATGTCTGAACGAATCGTCGATCGGTCCTGGGGTTGTCGCGTGTGCGCCGAGCGTGGGCCTGCCGGCGCTCCCCGCGGTCGAATTTCACCTCCTGCCGGGACGTACGGGAGAAAGCGAACGCGTCAGCAGCGCGCGCGCCGCTTTGGTGCGGCTGTTTAGTTGA
- a CDS encoding MFS transporter produces MGSGSLVAAQASRARGANHRWKVLGVGFAANASFSAAFSGIPTTAVFLRSGYHIGNSGLGLVLGMLGLGIALSELPWGLLTDRWGDRKVLLLGLGATAVALAGMALFVVPGGAHVPGLTMLAPSLLLVGLLGGSVNGSSGRAVMAWFRDGERGLAMSIRQTAVPAGGGVGALMLPALAAHFGFASVYGVSALLCAVTAAFAWYWLHEPSVHEHSDSRPGVAGAVVSDAVSTSSATMISPLRDARVWRVALGIGTLCMPQIAVVTFGTVFLHDFTHVGVLLISATMAALQAGAAIARVWSGGWTDRRGNRRAYMRACCLITAGLFAVLALATVVAGAHFAASTAALTVLILLGGVSASAWHGVAFTELATLAGTRRAGTALAMGNTFAFSTLFLTPLVIPLLLSVGSWPLVWALASACALIALPVFPRAVVAGARAATSAQVRCEP; encoded by the coding sequence ATGGGAAGCGGTTCTTTGGTTGCGGCACAGGCGTCCCGCGCACGCGGCGCAAATCACAGGTGGAAGGTCCTGGGGGTGGGCTTTGCCGCCAATGCGAGCTTTTCGGCCGCGTTTTCCGGGATCCCGACGACCGCGGTGTTTCTGCGCTCGGGCTACCACATCGGCAATAGCGGTTTGGGACTGGTACTCGGCATGCTTGGGCTTGGCATTGCGCTCAGCGAGCTGCCGTGGGGGCTCCTGACCGATCGTTGGGGTGACCGGAAGGTTCTGTTGCTCGGCCTGGGAGCGACGGCGGTCGCGCTGGCAGGCATGGCGTTGTTCGTCGTGCCAGGCGGCGCACACGTGCCGGGTCTCACGATGCTGGCGCCCAGCCTGCTGCTGGTCGGGTTGTTGGGCGGGAGTGTCAATGGTTCGAGTGGCCGTGCGGTGATGGCATGGTTCCGTGACGGCGAGCGCGGACTGGCCATGAGCATCCGGCAGACCGCCGTGCCCGCAGGCGGCGGTGTGGGCGCGTTGATGTTGCCGGCGCTCGCGGCGCACTTCGGTTTCGCCAGCGTGTACGGAGTGTCGGCGCTGTTGTGTGCGGTGACGGCAGCGTTCGCGTGGTACTGGCTGCATGAGCCATCGGTACATGAACATTCCGACAGTCGGCCTGGCGTTGCCGGGGCGGTGGTGTCGGACGCAGTGAGTACTTCGAGCGCAACTATGATCAGCCCGTTGCGCGATGCCCGTGTTTGGCGGGTCGCACTGGGCATTGGCACGCTGTGCATGCCGCAGATCGCGGTGGTCACGTTCGGCACAGTGTTTCTGCACGACTTCACGCACGTCGGCGTGTTGCTGATCAGCGCGACGATGGCGGCCCTGCAAGCCGGCGCCGCGATCGCGCGTGTCTGGAGCGGCGGCTGGACCGACCGGCGCGGCAACCGCCGAGCCTATATGCGCGCGTGCTGCCTGATAACGGCCGGCTTATTCGCGGTGCTGGCGCTCGCGACCGTGGTGGCAGGCGCGCATTTCGCGGCGTCGACGGCGGCTCTCACCGTACTGATCCTGCTGGGTGGCGTGAGCGCTTCGGCCTGGCATGGCGTTGCCTTCACCGAACTCGCGACACTGGCCGGCACGCGTCGCGCCGGCACTGCGCTCGCAATGGGCAATACGTTTGCGTTTTCGACCTTGTTCCTGACACCGTTGGTCATTCCACTGCTGCTCTCTGTTGGTTCCTGGCCGCTGGTGTGGGCACTCGCCAGTGCGTGTGCGTTGATCGCGTTGCCAGTGTTCCCGCGTGCGGTGGTTGCCGGCGCTCGCGCCGCGACGTCTGCGCAGGTGCGGTGCGAGCCGTAA
- a CDS encoding response regulator, translating to MEAHSTPLRRRVPSRTEPTRARSGSRLTAFCRSERCAYTYNNRENIMVNIRVILADDHPFVLLGVRSAVSAHRDITIVGEATSPASLIDLLRDVPCDVLVTDLNMPESSGAMADGLSLIQRIRHDWPALGVVVLTNLTNAAILRSAASDHAVSILNKTEPMDELVTAMRSASTGRPYIGRSILEAFSEVRIESNAAPRTRHLSTRESEVIGMFVQGKSVSEIALALGRDIRSVRRQKRFAMTKLGVTTDPGLYALVKAKGGV from the coding sequence ATGGAGGCGCATTCCACGCCGCTTCGACGCCGTGTGCCGAGTCGGACCGAGCCGACTCGAGCCAGGTCAGGGTCGCGCCTGACAGCGTTTTGTCGAAGCGAACGATGCGCATACACATACAACAATCGAGAGAACATCATGGTGAACATTCGTGTCATCCTGGCGGACGATCATCCGTTCGTTTTGCTTGGGGTTCGGTCCGCAGTTTCTGCGCATCGCGACATCACCATCGTCGGCGAGGCGACGAGCCCGGCCAGCTTGATCGACCTGCTGCGCGACGTCCCTTGTGACGTGCTCGTCACCGATCTGAACATGCCCGAGTCCAGCGGCGCGATGGCGGACGGCTTGAGTCTCATCCAGCGCATTCGCCATGACTGGCCAGCGCTTGGTGTGGTGGTGCTGACCAACCTGACGAACGCGGCCATTCTTCGTTCGGCCGCATCCGATCATGCGGTGAGCATACTCAACAAAACCGAGCCGATGGATGAACTGGTGACGGCAATGCGCTCCGCCAGCACGGGTCGCCCGTACATCGGCCGGTCTATCCTCGAAGCGTTCAGCGAAGTTCGAATTGAATCGAACGCCGCGCCACGGACGCGTCATTTGTCGACGCGAGAGTCGGAAGTGATCGGAATGTTCGTACAAGGCAAGTCGGTATCTGAAATCGCTCTCGCGCTTGGACGCGATATTCGCTCCGTCCGCCGACAGAAACGCTTTGCCATGACGAAGCTCGGTGTCACCACTGATCCTGGTCTGTATGCGCTTGTCAAAGCCAAGGGTGGCGTCTGA
- a CDS encoding response regulator transcription factor: MNASVDISTPIRAIIADDHPLVLLAVENLMSGFPNVAVVGRASDTAELFSEADRLECDLAVMDLYMPGSVGGDGFGTIRRFRKLHPKVALVVLTMETDADALEHVLSLGVDAVMSKRDRVDLIHVAIVSALAHERYVGPAVRALIAEATVERRLNFVRELLSPRELEVLKQYASGIGVTEIATRLGRSVKTISAQKCTAMRKLALRTDSELFKFSVEYGVLSDDFPKGRR; the protein is encoded by the coding sequence ATGAACGCAAGCGTCGACATAAGCACACCCATTAGAGCCATCATCGCGGACGATCATCCGCTTGTCCTGCTGGCCGTCGAGAACCTGATGTCTGGCTTTCCCAATGTAGCGGTTGTCGGCAGGGCATCCGACACAGCTGAGCTGTTTAGCGAGGCCGATCGCCTGGAGTGCGATCTCGCCGTGATGGACCTTTACATGCCGGGCAGCGTCGGAGGAGATGGCTTCGGCACCATCAGGCGGTTTCGCAAGCTCCACCCCAAGGTGGCGCTGGTGGTCCTGACCATGGAGACGGATGCGGATGCGCTGGAGCATGTGCTGTCGCTGGGTGTCGATGCAGTGATGAGCAAGCGCGACCGGGTCGATCTGATCCATGTGGCGATTGTCAGTGCGCTTGCTCACGAGCGTTATGTGGGGCCAGCGGTGCGCGCGCTGATCGCCGAAGCGACCGTGGAGCGGCGTCTGAACTTCGTGCGCGAACTCCTGTCACCGAGGGAGTTGGAGGTGCTCAAGCAATACGCATCGGGCATAGGCGTGACGGAAATCGCCACGCGTCTTGGCCGCAGCGTCAAGACGATCAGCGCGCAGAAATGTACCGCCATGCGCAAACTCGCGCTCCGCACCGACTCCGAGTTATTCAAGTTTTCCGTCGAGTATGGCGTGCTGTCCGACGATTTCCCGAAAGGCCGGCGCTGA
- a CDS encoding response regulator transcription factor: MNPTTRVIVADDHCCVRAGVRHLLESVPHLSIVGEASDAQTLAELVDTCPCDVVVSDIGMPDIDGLNNATPILRRILRYAPHPRVVVLTMICNPPTLAGLLNLGVSAIVDKRDIVDALTEAIDAAVAGRNFLSASVKAVFSQAGAFPHPRAGILSAREWEVLRLYIEGMPISEIALRFERSGKTISTQKRSAMRKLGLESDTALIQYAHQIGLT, encoded by the coding sequence ATGAATCCGACTACTCGAGTCATTGTGGCCGACGACCATTGCTGCGTGCGCGCCGGCGTGCGACATCTGCTGGAAAGTGTGCCCCACCTGTCGATCGTCGGCGAGGCTTCCGACGCGCAAACGCTGGCTGAACTGGTCGACACGTGCCCCTGCGATGTCGTGGTGTCCGATATCGGCATGCCGGATATCGACGGTCTCAACAACGCCACGCCGATTCTGCGGCGCATCTTGCGGTATGCGCCGCATCCGCGCGTCGTGGTGCTGACCATGATCTGCAATCCTCCCACGTTGGCCGGTCTGTTGAATCTGGGTGTATCGGCCATCGTCGACAAGCGCGATATCGTCGATGCGCTGACGGAAGCGATCGACGCCGCAGTCGCAGGACGTAACTTTCTATCAGCTAGCGTGAAAGCCGTCTTCAGCCAGGCGGGAGCTTTCCCACATCCGCGTGCCGGTATTCTGAGTGCGCGGGAATGGGAGGTCTTGCGACTCTATATAGAAGGCATGCCTATCAGCGAGATCGCGCTGCGGTTCGAGCGCAGCGGCAAGACCATTAGCACGCAAAAGCGAAGTGCGATGCGCAAGCTTGGGCTCGAGTCCGATACGGCCCTGATCCAATACGCACACCAGATTGGTTTGACCTGA
- the aqpZ gene encoding aquaporin Z → MTLVKRLMVEGAGTAWLVFVGCGSIVLNTAAAQPGYGVLQVALAFGLALTTATYALERLSGAHFNPVVTVGLAVANRFPIRDLVPYIAAQILGAIAGAAVLAYVASGRPGFELAASEFGANGFGDHSPADYQFHSALVIELVMSFALVMTNLLMSRRNVSRSVSPLVKGACLALIYLIALPVTNASVNPARSTGPALFVGDWALDQLWLFWAAPLAGGIAAGILYARMWGKPRASRGGQSGEQGEVA, encoded by the coding sequence ATGACCCTGGTTAAACGGTTAATGGTCGAAGGTGCGGGCACAGCATGGCTGGTGTTCGTGGGATGTGGCAGCATCGTTCTGAATACAGCAGCGGCGCAACCGGGCTACGGTGTACTTCAAGTGGCGCTCGCTTTCGGGCTCGCGCTCACTACCGCGACTTACGCACTCGAGCGCTTGTCCGGTGCCCACTTCAACCCTGTCGTCACGGTCGGCCTGGCTGTTGCCAATCGCTTCCCGATTCGCGATCTGGTGCCGTACATCGCTGCCCAGATCCTCGGCGCGATCGCTGGCGCCGCGGTACTGGCGTACGTGGCGAGCGGGCGCCCAGGGTTCGAGCTGGCAGCAAGCGAGTTCGGTGCCAATGGCTTCGGTGATCATTCCCCGGCGGACTATCAGTTTCATTCGGCTCTGGTGATCGAGTTGGTGATGTCTTTCGCTCTGGTGATGACGAACCTGCTGATGTCGCGCAGAAACGTTTCGCGCTCCGTTTCGCCACTCGTCAAAGGCGCCTGCCTCGCGCTGATCTATCTGATTGCATTGCCTGTCACGAATGCGTCGGTCAATCCGGCTCGGTCCACAGGGCCGGCATTGTTCGTCGGCGACTGGGCGCTGGATCAACTCTGGCTGTTCTGGGCGGCACCGCTGGCCGGGGGCATCGCCGCCGGCATTCTGTACGCGCGCATGTGGGGTAAGCCACGCGCAAGCCGGGGCGGCCAGAGCGGAGAGCAAGGTGAGGTCGCTTGA